In a genomic window of Siniperca chuatsi isolate FFG_IHB_CAS linkage group LG1, ASM2008510v1, whole genome shotgun sequence:
- the LOC122876386 gene encoding low choriolytic enzyme-like isoform X2 produces the protein MILQTAVLSVLFCSVHSFTIQASFEKSDEYSGNTIEDDEFSVSTLLEKANINVGKNFDEPLVMFGDIAMPTGLQNADPCTARGCLWPKATDGNVYVPYRISNQYSQRETDTIIRGLRSFAESTCIRFTPLNSQEDFVDIQSLSGCYSFVGRRGNGQTVSLSRQGCVFQQIVQHELLHALGFNHEQTRSDRDEHVRILLQNVIPGMEHNFRRINTRNLGTPYDYNSVMHYGRFAFSSNREPTIVPIPDSNVAIGRATQMSPIDILRVNRLYNYSTASRPGLEPVQRNHFL, from the exons ATGATCCTCCAGACTGCTGTGCTCAGTGTCCTCTTCTGCTCTGTCCACAGTTTTACTATACAG GCTTCTTTTGAAAAGAGCGATGAGTATTCTG GCAACACCATTGAGGATGATGAATTCAGTGTCTCCACGCTGTTAGAGAAGGCCAATATTAATGTTG GAAAGAACTTTGATGAGCCTCTAGTGATGTTTGGAGACATAGCAATGCCAACAGGTCTACAGAACGCTGATCCCTGCACAGCCCGAGGCTGCCTGTGGCCTAAAGCCACCGATGGCAACGTCTATGTACCCTACCGCATCTCCAACCAGTACT CCCAAAGAGAGACCGATACCATCATCCGAGGTCTGCGGTCATTTGCCGAGTCCACCTGCATCCGCTTCACCCCCTTGAACAGTCAGGAGGACTTTGTAGACATCCAGTCTCTCTCAGG GTGTTACTCATTCGTCGGGCGTCGTGGTAATGGCCAGACAGTGTCTTTGAGTCGCCAGGGCTGTGTTTTCCAGCAGATCGTCCAGCACGAGCTGCTCCACGCCCTGGGCTTCAACCATGAACAGACCCGGTCCGACAGGGACGAGCACGTTCGCATCCTGCTGCAGAACGTCATTCCTG GAATGGAGCACAATTTCAGGAGGATCAACACAAGGAACCTTGGTACTCCCTATGACTACAACTCTGTCATGCACTATGGAAG GTTTGCCTTCTCTAGCAACAGGGAGCCAACCATCGTTCCCATCCCTGACAGCAATGTGGCCATTGGCAGGGCCACCCAGATGAGTCCTATTGACATCCTTCGGGTGAACCGCCTTTATAACT ATTCAACTGCTTCCAGACCCGGCCTGGAACCCGTGCAAAGAAACCATTTCCTCTAG
- the LOC122876386 gene encoding low choriolytic enzyme-like isoform X1, translating into MILQTAVLSVLFCSVHSFTIQASFEKSDEYSGNTIEDDEFSVSTLLEKANINVGKNFDEPLVMFGDIAMPTGLQNADPCTARGCLWPKATDGNVYVPYRISNQYSQRETDTIIRGLRSFAESTCIRFTPLNSQEDFVDIQSLSGCYSFVGRRGNGQTVSLSRQGCVFQQIVQHELLHALGFNHEQTRSDRDEHVRILLQNVIPGMEHNFRRINTRNLGTPYDYNSVMHYGRFAFSSNREPTIVPIPDSNVAIGRATQMSPIDILRVNRLYNCNSTASRPGLEPVQRNHFL; encoded by the exons ATGATCCTCCAGACTGCTGTGCTCAGTGTCCTCTTCTGCTCTGTCCACAGTTTTACTATACAG GCTTCTTTTGAAAAGAGCGATGAGTATTCTG GCAACACCATTGAGGATGATGAATTCAGTGTCTCCACGCTGTTAGAGAAGGCCAATATTAATGTTG GAAAGAACTTTGATGAGCCTCTAGTGATGTTTGGAGACATAGCAATGCCAACAGGTCTACAGAACGCTGATCCCTGCACAGCCCGAGGCTGCCTGTGGCCTAAAGCCACCGATGGCAACGTCTATGTACCCTACCGCATCTCCAACCAGTACT CCCAAAGAGAGACCGATACCATCATCCGAGGTCTGCGGTCATTTGCCGAGTCCACCTGCATCCGCTTCACCCCCTTGAACAGTCAGGAGGACTTTGTAGACATCCAGTCTCTCTCAGG GTGTTACTCATTCGTCGGGCGTCGTGGTAATGGCCAGACAGTGTCTTTGAGTCGCCAGGGCTGTGTTTTCCAGCAGATCGTCCAGCACGAGCTGCTCCACGCCCTGGGCTTCAACCATGAACAGACCCGGTCCGACAGGGACGAGCACGTTCGCATCCTGCTGCAGAACGTCATTCCTG GAATGGAGCACAATTTCAGGAGGATCAACACAAGGAACCTTGGTACTCCCTATGACTACAACTCTGTCATGCACTATGGAAG GTTTGCCTTCTCTAGCAACAGGGAGCCAACCATCGTTCCCATCCCTGACAGCAATGTGGCCATTGGCAGGGCCACCCAGATGAGTCCTATTGACATCCTTCGGGTGAACCGCCTTTATAACTGTA ATTCAACTGCTTCCAGACCCGGCCTGGAACCCGTGCAAAGAAACCATTTCCTCTAG
- the LOC122876410 gene encoding high choriolytic enzyme 1-like: protein MLVFSWSLVTLLLVSSSWAEEAVATIEEDTSRELSVGELLERANRDRTPDVDEPILIEGDIAIKSEADRNADPCTSRDCLWQKWSDGKVYIPYYIANHYSSREEAIIIRGLESFSSVSCIRFRPYENGDHEWLSIESREGCYSYVGRQGGGQTVSLSRQGCLYHSTVQHELLHALGFNHEQTRSDRDSYIKVYWENIIDGMAYNFNKIDTLNQGTPYDYNSVMQYEKYAFSKNNRPTMLPIPDSNVSFGQATQMSKNDIDRLNRLYKC, encoded by the exons ATGTTGGTTTTCTCTTGGTCTCTTGTGACCCTGCTGCTGGTGTCCTCTTCCTGGGCTGAG GAAG CGGTTGCTACCATTGAGGAGGACACATCCAGGGAGCTTTCTGTTGGTGAACTGCTGGAGAGAGCAAACAGAGACCGCA CCCCTGACGTTGATGAGCCCATCCTGATTGAAGGAGACATCGCTATCAAGTCTGAGGCCGACAGAAACGCTGACCCCTGCACCTCCAGAGACTGCCTGTGGCAAAAGTGGTCTGATGGGAAGGTCTACATCCCTTACTACATCGCCAACCACTACT CCTCCCGTGAGGAGGCCATCATCATTCGTGGACTGGAGTCTTTCTCTTCAGTTTCCTGCATCCGTTTCAGACCCTACGAGAACGGAGATCATGAGTGGCTGAGCATCGAGTCCAGGGAAGG CTGCTACTCCTACGTGGGTCGTCAGGGTGGTGGTCAGACTGTGTCTCTGAGCCGTCAGGGCTGTCTGTACCACAGCACCGTCCAGCATGAGCTGCTCCACGCCCTCGGCTTCAACCACGAACAGACTCGCTCCGACAGGGACAGCTACATCAAGGTGTACTGGGAAAACATCATCGATG GCATGGCGTACAACTTCAACAAGATTGACACTCTGAACCAGGGAACACCGTATGACTACAACTCAGTCATGCAATATGAGAA GTACGCCTTCTCCAAGAACAACCGTCCCACTATGCTGCCCATTCCCGACAGCAATGTATCTTTCGGCCAGGCCACCCAGATGAGCAAGAATGACATTGATAGGCTGAACAGGCTGTACAAGTGCT AA
- the LOC122876402 gene encoding hatching enzyme 1.2-like encodes MARMSVFRFSALALLLLSACCWADNEAEDIAEVDSGELSVSELLERANSNLIRSADDPILTGGDIAIDSEAEKNADPCTSQGCMWGKWTDGKVYVPYHIASHFSSREKDIIIRGLESFSSFSCIRFRPSESSDHDWLSIESQNGCYSFVGRRGGKQVVSLARSGCLYHGTVQHELLHALGFNHEQTRSDRDNHIKVLLQNVQSGMEHNFRKIATLNQGTPYDYNSVMQYHRYAFSKNNQPTMVPIPDSNVSFGNAKEMSRNDIARLNTLYKC; translated from the exons ATGGCTCGCATGTCTGTTTTCAGGTTCTCAGCgctggctctgctgctgctgtctgcttgTTGTTGGGCCGACAACGAG GCAGAGGACATTGCAGAGGTGGACTCAGGGgagctttctgtctctgaacttctggagagagCCAACAGTAATCTGA TCCGTTCCGCCGATGATCCCATCCTGACTGGAGGAGACATCGCCATTGACAGCGAGGCAGAGAAAAATGCCGACCCCTGCACCAGCCAAGGCTGCATGTGGGGCAAGTGGACTGATGGGAAGGTCTACGTTCCTTATCACATCGCCAGTCACTTCT CCTCCCGTGAGAAGGACATCATCATCCGTGGACTGGAgtccttctcttccttctcaTGCATCCGCTTCAGGCCCAGCGAAAGCAGCGACCACGACTGGCTGAGCATTGAGTCCCAGAATGG CTGCTACTCCTTCGTTGGCCGTCGTGGTGGTAAGCAGGTGGTGTCTCTGGCCCGTAGTGGATGCCTTTACCATGGCACCGTCCAGCATGAGCTGCTCCACGCTCTGGGATTCAACCATGAACAGACCCGCTCTGACAGGGACAACCACATCAAAGTCCTGCTGCAAAATGTTCAGTCCG gAATGGAGCACAACTTCAGGAAGATTGCCACCCTCAACCAGGGCACGCCCTACGATTACAACTCTGTCATGCAGTACCACAG GTACGCTTTCTCCAAGAACAACCAGCCCACCATGGTCCCCATCCCTGACTCCAACGTGTCCTTTGGCAATGCTAAGGAGATGAGCCGCAATGACATCGCCAGGCTCAACACACTCTACAAGTGCT AG